The following coding sequences lie in one Manis javanica isolate MJ-LG chromosome X, MJ_LKY, whole genome shotgun sequence genomic window:
- the PPP2R3B gene encoding serine/threonine-protein phosphatase 2A regulatory subunit B'' subunit beta isoform X3 — protein sequence MPPGKVLQPVLKMKVDELFLCWLSESSTQTMLQDCLQRIKMPGRTEMGDGDSGQPGPAVAAAGPACRQSVLDSPGASTALPLGTGSSPRLGSHVRGTRRSAGTRVPTRKEEPLPPAPSQSIPAFYFPRGRPKGTVDTDAIIAKVESTFAQFPQEKATMADMGSVAKACGCPLYWKAPLFCGAGGERTGSVSVHKFVAMWRKILHTCHDAAARFLHLLGSPGCNYLVQEDFIPFLQDVVNTHPGLAFLREAAEFHSRYITTVIQRIFYTVNRSWTGRITCAELRRSTFLQNVALLEEEADINQLTEYFSYEHFYVIYCKFWELDTDHDLLIDAQDLARHNDHAISTKMIERIFSGAVTRGRSVQKEGKMSYADFVWFLISEEDKNTPTSIEYWFRCMDLDGDGALSMFELQYFYEEQCRRLDSMAIEALPFEDCLCQMLDLVKPQREGRISLGDLKKCKLAYVFFDTFFNIEKYLDHEQREQVSLLRESESEGPELSDWEKYAAEEYDILVAEEAAGESWGDGYEAELSPVDQKLSMLRSPLAQRPFFEVPSTLGTIDLCECGDDDLPPS from the exons ATGCCGCCCGGCAAAGTCCTGCAGCCCGTCCTGAAGATGAAGGTGGATGAGCTGTTCCTCTGCTGGCTCAGCGAGTCCAGCACGCAGACGATGCTCCAGGACTGCTTGCAAAGGATCAAGATGCCCGGGAGGACCGAGATGGGCGATGGAGACTCGGGACAGCCCGGGCCCGCAGTGGCGGCTGCAGGCCCCGCCTGCAGGCAGAGCGTGTTGGACAGCCCGGGCGCGTCCACCGCGCTCCCGCTGGGAACCGGTTCAAGTCCCAGACTCGGGTCCCACGTCCGGGGAACTCGTAGATCCGCGGGGACGAGG GTTCCGACGCGGAAGGAGGAGCCCCTGCCGCCAGCCCCAAGCCAAAGCATTCCAGCGTTCTACTTCCCGCGAGGCCGCCCAAAGGGCACAGTGGACACAGACGCCATCATCGCCAAGGTCGAGAGCACGTTTGCCCAGTTCCCGCAGGAGAAGGCCACGATGGCGGACATGGGCAGCGTGGCAAAG GCTTGTGGCTGCCCGCTGTACTGGAAGGCGCCGCTTTTCTGTGGCGCAGGGGGAGAGCGCACGGGCTCTGTCTCCGTCCACAAGTTCGTTGCCATGTGGAGAAA GATCCTGCACACCTGCCATGACGCCGCTGCCAGGTTCCTCCACCTGCTTGGGAGCCCCGGCTGCAACTACCTGGTGCAGGAGGACTTCATCCCCTTTCTGCAG GACGTGGTGAACACTCATCCCGGCTTGGCCTTTTTGAGGGAGGCTGCGGAGTTCCACTCTCGCTACATCACCACT GTCATACAGAGGATCTTCTACACGGTCAACAGGTCCTGGACCGGGAGAATCACGTGCGCGGAGCTCCGAAGGAGCACCTTCCTGCAG AATGTGGCCCTCCTGGAGGAGGAAGCGGACATCAACCAGCTGACAGAGTACTTCTCCTACGAGCACTTCTACGTCATTTACTGCAAGTTCTGGGAGCTGGACACAGACCACGATCTCCTCATTGATGCCCAGGACCTGGCTCGCCACAACGACCACG CTATATCCACCAAGATGATCGAGAGGATATTCTCAGGAGCCGTGACGCG AGGCAGAAGCGTACAGAAGGAAGGGAAGATGAGCTACGCTGACTTTGTGTGGTTTCTGATCTCCGAAGAAGACAAAAACACCCCAACCAG CATCGAGTACTGGTTCCGCTGCATGGACCTGGACGGCGACGGGGCCCTGTCCATGTTCGAGCTGCAGTACTTCTATGAGGAGCAGTGCCGCAGGCTGGACAGCATGGCCATCGAGGCCCTGCCCTTCGAGGACTGCCTCTGCCAGATGCTGGACCTGGTGAAGCCCCAGCGGGAAG GGCGGATCTCGCTGGGTGACCTCAAGAAGTGTAAGCTGGCCTACGTCTTCTTCGATACGTTCTTCAACATCGAGAAGTACCTGGACCACGAGCAGAGAGAGCAGGTCTCCCTGCTCAGG GAGAGCGAGAGTGAAGGCCCCGAGCTCTCAGACTGGGAGAAGTACGCCGCCGAGGAGTACGACATCCTTGTGGCCGAGGAGGCTGCAGGGGAGTCGTGGGGGGACGG
- the PPP2R3B gene encoding serine/threonine-protein phosphatase 2A regulatory subunit B'' subunit beta isoform X2: MPPGKVLQPVLKMKVDELFLCWLSESSTQTMLQDCLQRIKMPGRTEMGDGDSGQPGPAVAAAGPACRQSVLDSPGASTALPLGTGSSPRLGSHVRGTRRSAGTRVVPTRKEEPLPPAPSQSIPAFYFPRGRPKGTVDTDAIIAKVESTFAQFPQEKATMADMGSVAKACGCPLYWKAPLFCGAGGERTGSVSVHKFVAMWRKILHTCHDAAARFLHLLGSPGCNYLVQEDFIPFLQDVVNTHPGLAFLREAAEFHSRYITTVIQRIFYTVNRSWTGRITCAELRRSTFLQNVALLEEEADINQLTEYFSYEHFYVIYCKFWELDTDHDLLIDAQDLARHNDHAISTKMIERIFSGAVTRGRSVQKEGKMSYADFVWFLISEEDKNTPTSIEYWFRCMDLDGDGALSMFELQYFYEEQCRRLDSMAIEALPFEDCLCQMLDLVKPQREGRISLGDLKKCKLAYVFFDTFFNIEKYLDHEQREQVSLLRESESEGPELSDWEKYAAEEYDILVAEEAAGESWGDGYEAELSPVDQKLSMLRSPLAQRPFFEVPSTLGTIDLCECGDDDLPPS, encoded by the exons ATGCCGCCCGGCAAAGTCCTGCAGCCCGTCCTGAAGATGAAGGTGGATGAGCTGTTCCTCTGCTGGCTCAGCGAGTCCAGCACGCAGACGATGCTCCAGGACTGCTTGCAAAGGATCAAGATGCCCGGGAGGACCGAGATGGGCGATGGAGACTCGGGACAGCCCGGGCCCGCAGTGGCGGCTGCAGGCCCCGCCTGCAGGCAGAGCGTGTTGGACAGCCCGGGCGCGTCCACCGCGCTCCCGCTGGGAACCGGTTCAAGTCCCAGACTCGGGTCCCACGTCCGGGGAACTCGTAGATCCGCGGGGACGAGGGTA GTTCCGACGCGGAAGGAGGAGCCCCTGCCGCCAGCCCCAAGCCAAAGCATTCCAGCGTTCTACTTCCCGCGAGGCCGCCCAAAGGGCACAGTGGACACAGACGCCATCATCGCCAAGGTCGAGAGCACGTTTGCCCAGTTCCCGCAGGAGAAGGCCACGATGGCGGACATGGGCAGCGTGGCAAAG GCTTGTGGCTGCCCGCTGTACTGGAAGGCGCCGCTTTTCTGTGGCGCAGGGGGAGAGCGCACGGGCTCTGTCTCCGTCCACAAGTTCGTTGCCATGTGGAGAAA GATCCTGCACACCTGCCATGACGCCGCTGCCAGGTTCCTCCACCTGCTTGGGAGCCCCGGCTGCAACTACCTGGTGCAGGAGGACTTCATCCCCTTTCTGCAG GACGTGGTGAACACTCATCCCGGCTTGGCCTTTTTGAGGGAGGCTGCGGAGTTCCACTCTCGCTACATCACCACT GTCATACAGAGGATCTTCTACACGGTCAACAGGTCCTGGACCGGGAGAATCACGTGCGCGGAGCTCCGAAGGAGCACCTTCCTGCAG AATGTGGCCCTCCTGGAGGAGGAAGCGGACATCAACCAGCTGACAGAGTACTTCTCCTACGAGCACTTCTACGTCATTTACTGCAAGTTCTGGGAGCTGGACACAGACCACGATCTCCTCATTGATGCCCAGGACCTGGCTCGCCACAACGACCACG CTATATCCACCAAGATGATCGAGAGGATATTCTCAGGAGCCGTGACGCG AGGCAGAAGCGTACAGAAGGAAGGGAAGATGAGCTACGCTGACTTTGTGTGGTTTCTGATCTCCGAAGAAGACAAAAACACCCCAACCAG CATCGAGTACTGGTTCCGCTGCATGGACCTGGACGGCGACGGGGCCCTGTCCATGTTCGAGCTGCAGTACTTCTATGAGGAGCAGTGCCGCAGGCTGGACAGCATGGCCATCGAGGCCCTGCCCTTCGAGGACTGCCTCTGCCAGATGCTGGACCTGGTGAAGCCCCAGCGGGAAG GGCGGATCTCGCTGGGTGACCTCAAGAAGTGTAAGCTGGCCTACGTCTTCTTCGATACGTTCTTCAACATCGAGAAGTACCTGGACCACGAGCAGAGAGAGCAGGTCTCCCTGCTCAGG GAGAGCGAGAGTGAAGGCCCCGAGCTCTCAGACTGGGAGAAGTACGCCGCCGAGGAGTACGACATCCTTGTGGCCGAGGAGGCTGCAGGGGAGTCGTGGGGGGACGG
- the PPP2R3B gene encoding serine/threonine-protein phosphatase 2A regulatory subunit B'' subunit beta isoform X1: protein MCAVRQPARPLSLRSCSARPPTARPDAREGGGGSCTARPAGRGSAASPPSTMCPPQPVECARPGAGPQSTGRVCGAGPPRLSRWAHAAAARSCRPGRPSPESAALSRRPMRAAMRLREVSLRQDPDLRQELASLARGCDFVLPSRFKKRLKAFQQVPTRKEEPLPPAPSQSIPAFYFPRGRPKGTVDTDAIIAKVESTFAQFPQEKATMADMGSVAKACGCPLYWKAPLFCGAGGERTGSVSVHKFVAMWRKILHTCHDAAARFLHLLGSPGCNYLVQEDFIPFLQDVVNTHPGLAFLREAAEFHSRYITTVIQRIFYTVNRSWTGRITCAELRRSTFLQNVALLEEEADINQLTEYFSYEHFYVIYCKFWELDTDHDLLIDAQDLARHNDHAISTKMIERIFSGAVTRGRSVQKEGKMSYADFVWFLISEEDKNTPTSIEYWFRCMDLDGDGALSMFELQYFYEEQCRRLDSMAIEALPFEDCLCQMLDLVKPQREGRISLGDLKKCKLAYVFFDTFFNIEKYLDHEQREQVSLLRESESEGPELSDWEKYAAEEYDILVAEEAAGESWGDGYEAELSPVDQKLSMLRSPLAQRPFFEVPSTLGTIDLCECGDDDLPPS from the exons ATGTGCGCGGTCCGGCAGCCGGCACGGCCCTTGTCCCTGCGGAGCTGCTCTGCGCGCCCACCCACTGCTCGGCCAGATGCTCGGGAGGGCGGTGGCGGCTCCTGCACAGCCCGGCCTGCGGGGAGGGGCTCGGccgcctcccctccctccaccatgTGCCCTCCTCAGCCTGTGGAATGCGCGCGGCCCGGGGCCGGCCCCCAGAGCACCGGCCGAGTGTGCGGAGCCGGGCCACCCAGACTGTCCCGCTGGGCGCACGCAGCTGCCGCCCGATCCTGCCGGCCCGGCAGGCCTAGCCCGGAGAGCGCAGCCCTGTCCCGGCGGCCGATGCGAGCCGCCATGCGGCTCCGAGAGGTGTCCCTGCGCCAGGACCCCGACCTGCGGCAGGAGCTGGCCTCGCTGGCCCGCGGCTGCGACTTTGTGCTGCCCTCGCGCTTCAAGAAGAGGCTCAAGGCCTTCCAGCAG GTTCCGACGCGGAAGGAGGAGCCCCTGCCGCCAGCCCCAAGCCAAAGCATTCCAGCGTTCTACTTCCCGCGAGGCCGCCCAAAGGGCACAGTGGACACAGACGCCATCATCGCCAAGGTCGAGAGCACGTTTGCCCAGTTCCCGCAGGAGAAGGCCACGATGGCGGACATGGGCAGCGTGGCAAAG GCTTGTGGCTGCCCGCTGTACTGGAAGGCGCCGCTTTTCTGTGGCGCAGGGGGAGAGCGCACGGGCTCTGTCTCCGTCCACAAGTTCGTTGCCATGTGGAGAAA GATCCTGCACACCTGCCATGACGCCGCTGCCAGGTTCCTCCACCTGCTTGGGAGCCCCGGCTGCAACTACCTGGTGCAGGAGGACTTCATCCCCTTTCTGCAG GACGTGGTGAACACTCATCCCGGCTTGGCCTTTTTGAGGGAGGCTGCGGAGTTCCACTCTCGCTACATCACCACT GTCATACAGAGGATCTTCTACACGGTCAACAGGTCCTGGACCGGGAGAATCACGTGCGCGGAGCTCCGAAGGAGCACCTTCCTGCAG AATGTGGCCCTCCTGGAGGAGGAAGCGGACATCAACCAGCTGACAGAGTACTTCTCCTACGAGCACTTCTACGTCATTTACTGCAAGTTCTGGGAGCTGGACACAGACCACGATCTCCTCATTGATGCCCAGGACCTGGCTCGCCACAACGACCACG CTATATCCACCAAGATGATCGAGAGGATATTCTCAGGAGCCGTGACGCG AGGCAGAAGCGTACAGAAGGAAGGGAAGATGAGCTACGCTGACTTTGTGTGGTTTCTGATCTCCGAAGAAGACAAAAACACCCCAACCAG CATCGAGTACTGGTTCCGCTGCATGGACCTGGACGGCGACGGGGCCCTGTCCATGTTCGAGCTGCAGTACTTCTATGAGGAGCAGTGCCGCAGGCTGGACAGCATGGCCATCGAGGCCCTGCCCTTCGAGGACTGCCTCTGCCAGATGCTGGACCTGGTGAAGCCCCAGCGGGAAG GGCGGATCTCGCTGGGTGACCTCAAGAAGTGTAAGCTGGCCTACGTCTTCTTCGATACGTTCTTCAACATCGAGAAGTACCTGGACCACGAGCAGAGAGAGCAGGTCTCCCTGCTCAGG GAGAGCGAGAGTGAAGGCCCCGAGCTCTCAGACTGGGAGAAGTACGCCGCCGAGGAGTACGACATCCTTGTGGCCGAGGAGGCTGCAGGGGAGTCGTGGGGGGACGG